In the genome of Theropithecus gelada isolate Dixy chromosome 19, Tgel_1.0, whole genome shotgun sequence, the window GTCCTCAcaccttactacacataagacACTTTATACTGAAGAGAAACCCTATAGATGTagagaatgtggcaaagcttttaaccattccacaacccttttttcacagaagaaaatttgttctggagagaaaccatacaagTGTGATAAATGTGGCAAAACCTTTATTTCATCCTCAAACCTTAGTagacataaaataattcatactggagagaaaccctacaaatgtgaagagtgTGGCAAAGCCTTCAACCGGTCCTCACACCTTAGTAGACATAAGataattcacactggagagaaactctACAAGTGTGGAGAATGTGGTAAAACCTTTGCCTGGTCCTTAAGCCTTAGTAAACATAAGAAAACTCATattggagagaaaccctacaaatgtgaaaaacGTGGCAAACCTTTTAACCGGTCCTCAGACCTTAataaacataagagaattcatattGGACAGAAAATCTACAtagtgaagaatgtggcaaagcttttagaTGTTTCTCATACCTTAATAagcataagataattcatactggactTCCGATCGCCCGGTGCGGTGGTGCAGGGTCTCGGGCTAGTCATGGCGTCCCCATCTCGGAGACTGCAGACTAAACCAGTCATTACTTGTTTCAAGAGCGTCCTACTAAtctacacttttattttctggatcACTGGTGTTATCCTTCTTGCAGTTGGCATTTGGGGCAAGGTGAGCCTGGAgaattacttttctcttttaaatgagAAGGCCACCAATGTCCCCTTCGTGCTCATTGGTACTGGTACCGTCATTATTCTTTTGGGCACCTTTGGTTGTTTTGCTACCTGCCGAGCTTCTGCATGGATGCTAAAACTGTATGCAATGTTTCTGACTCTCATTTTTTTGGTCGAACTGGTCGCTGCCATCGTAGGATTTGTTTTCAGACATGAGATTAAGAACAGCTTTAAGAATAATTATGAGAAGGCTTTGAAGCAGTATAACTCTACAGGAGATTATAGAAGCCATGCAGTAGACAAGATCCAAAGTACGTTACATTGTTGTGGTGTCACCGATTATAGAGATTGGACAGATACTAATTATTACTCAGAAAAAGGATTTCCTAAGAGTTGCTGTAAACGTGAAGATTGTACTCCACAGAGAGATCCAGACAAAGTAAACAATGAAGGTTGTTTTATAAAGGTGATGACCATTATAGAGTCAGAAATGGGAGTCGTTGCAGGAATTTCCTTTGGAGTTGCTTGCTTCCAACTGATTGGAATCTTTCTCGCCTACTGCCTCTCTCGTGCCATAACAAATAACCAGTATGAGATAGTGTAACCCAATGTATCTGCGGGCCTATTCCTCTCTACCTTTAAGGACATTTAGGTTCCCCCCGTGAATTAGAAATTGCCTGGTTGGAGAACTGACGACACTACTTACTGATAGATCAAAAAACTACACCAGTAGGTTGATTCAATCAAGATGTATGTAGACCGAAAACTACACCAATAGGCTGATTCAATCAAGATTTGTGCTCGCAATAGGGTGATTCAATCAAGATGTGTGTTTGCTATGTTCTAAGTCCACCTTCTGTCCCATTCGTGTTAGATCGTTGAAACCCTGTATCCCTTTGAAACACTGGAAGAGCTAGTAAATTGTAAATGAAGTAATCCTGTGTTCCTCTTGACTGTTATTTTTCTTAGTGGGGGGCCTTTGGAAGGCACTGTGAATTTGCTATTTTGATGTAGTGTTACAAGATGGAAAATTGATTCCTCTGACTTTGCTATTGATGTAGTGTGATAGAAAATTGACCTCTCTGAACTGGCTCCTTCCCAGTCAAGGTTATCTGGTTTGATTGTATAATTCGCACCAAgaagttaaaatgttttattactcTCTGTTCTGATGACAGGCAGAGAGTCACATTGTGTGATTTAATTTCAGTCAGTCAATAGATGGCATCCCTCATGAAGGTGCCAGATGGTGATAACAGTAAGGGACTACTGATGTTCTGTGATACATCAGGTTTCAGCACACAACTTACATTTCTTTGCCTCCAAATTGGGGCATTTATTATGATGTTCATAGTTTCCCTCTTGTTTGAAAGTTTCTAATTATTAAATGGTGTCGGAATTATTGTATTTTCCTTAGGATTTCAGTGGAACTTATCTTCATTAAATTTAGCTGGTACCAGGTTGGTATGACTTGTTAATATTATGGTCAACTTTAAGTCTTAGTTTTCGTTTGTGCCTTTGATTAATAAGTATAACTCTTTTATACAATAAATActgttttcctcttaaaaaaaaaaaaaaagataattcatactggagagaaaccctatgaatgtgatgaatgtgggaaagcctttgaCCACCCCTCTGCTCTTACTAAATACGAGAATTTATATGGAACATAAACCTTACAAGTACAAAGAATGTGACAAAGctttttaagaaagttttcaCTGTGTATTAAAACAATGAATTTATAAGTAAGTAACTTCTAACTACAGAGGATTCTACTATGCTGTAATTCAAGATTAAACTGTAAACACTTTAACATGAATATTTCTTGAATGTATGATTGGTTATGTAGATAGTTTCTTTTAGATTCATGTGACCAATGTAATAAttagagaaaacatttgaaatgggATAAAATCAATCAAAATCACATCTTTTCAATGGCTTGGTGTAATTGCCATGTGTTTGGAAATGGCCAGATGGCTAACAAGAAACAAAGACAAGATTTTGGCTTTGCTCTATCATTGTTTTTGACCTCTTGAAATCTGAAATCCTGGCTAAAGTATTCAAAGGGAGTATTTTATAGGTGAATTCCTAGGGTTTCAAAGGCAATGAGGGAAGAATTTTGATAGGCAGGAAACTTCgcactatatatacacattgcTCTTCTCTGATTTGCTTTAACACTGAAAAAGTGAAGATTGTAAATGTAGACTCAACTTAGAGTACATTAACAAaagatttgtttttcaaaaaaacgGATGTATAAAATAATAGGTAACAGATGCCATTAGCTGCTAAAAAACAGTATGACTAAATTCAGTAAGTATCTAGCCATGCAAATAACAGTCTAATTAAATGAAGACCCAAATAGGTGCATGTGGAAAGCATTGCTGTGCAGTgttttctcagcattttcttctgcctctttaCAGAGATACCAATTTCCCCTGGGTGACTCAGGGTGCATACTGGGAACTGAGAATGCTGTGTTCAGAGTGATTACTGAAAACATGGTTAATACACTTCTTCCATACTACAGTAAAATGTTATAAATCTAACTCTGCCTCAGAAAAGCTTTTAGTAAAAAATTATCTATAGTTTACTCAATTTGGGTTCGTGGAAAATTTCAATATTCCAGATAATTCATACTTAAATGTCAAGGAAATCCCataaaacatatttgaataaGATACAGTCATCTTAGGGAAGAATTTTATATTACcagtaaatttagaaaaaaatagaaaaatagtacTTTAAGCCAAATAACTGTTTGACTTGTGAGTCGCACCCAAACATGCTACTTCATGATCATTGTTAAAGTAGCAATAGCACCATGTGCTTTCCTGGGACCTGCTGTCCTGTTTTCCATTCACATAAAGTGAAGAAGGTATTGAAATGGCAAAGGAGGGTGATATAAATTGAATacttatatgaaataaaattttaaatataaaatagcatTTGATGTTATACAAGCATAGCTGAGACTGTGTGAggttatatttttacttatattgaCAAAATAACCATTAGCAATATTCTTATTTAGAATAATATTCCTTTTATGCTGTATATTTGCTAGCTTTTGATCAAATATTATGGGAGCTCAATAGAGATTAACAAAATGAATCTATTTTACCACCATTATTGATGCACATGCTCATTTTCCTAAAAATCCATTAgcgttttataaaatatttatactttttttcagtttattgctGAGAAGTGGTTTTCCTGCCAGAAAACTGCTATTCTCAGCTGTATCCACATTGACTAATAGTGAGGAGAAGGGAAGTGGATAAAAGGCAAATGTGTCTTCTCTGTAACTTTTTTCATCCATTGGCTGAAAAACAGGAGGATgcagaagatgaaagaaaatataatgccTGAAAGATCATGAAGAAACTCTCTTAACCAGACAAAAAACTccatagggattttttttttcatgattgtactctctgcttctatgagtttaaatttttttacactCTACATAGAAATAAACCTAGGCTTACACAGAAAGAAACCTAGgcttttggccgggtgtggtgactcatgcctgtaatcccagcactttgaaaggctgaggcgggtggatcacctgaggtcaggagctggagataagcctgaccaatgtggagaaaccccatctctactaaaaatacaaaattagccaggcatggtggtgcatgcctgtaatcccagctacttgggaggctgaggcaggagaatcacttaaacccaggaagctggggcaggagaatcacttgaacctgggaggcagaggttgcagtgagctgagatcacaccactgcactccagctagggcaatagaatgagactgtctcaaacaaaacaaaacaaaacaaaaaaacaggtaaaagagaaaaaaaatggattacTGACAATAGCtaaggtatggaatcaacctaagtgtccatcagtaggtgaatggagaaaaaaaatgtggcatatgttcacaatgaaatgctattccgcccttaaaaataagaaagtctTGTTGTTTGTAACAACATTCATGAACCTGAACGATGTTATGCTAAGTAAAGTAACACagtacagaaaaaacaaaaaccttatttattttttgagatggagtttcacacttgttgcgCTGgcttgcagtgcagtggtaccatctcagctcactgcatcctacacctcccaagttcaagtgattctcctgcctcagcctccccagtacatgagattacaggcacgcaccaccttgcccagctattttttatatttttagtagaaatggggtttcaccatgctggccaggctggtctcaaactcctgactgcaagtgattcacccacctcggcctctcaaagtgataggattacagacgtgagctaccacgcctggccaaaagccTAGGTTTCTTGTTAGAAGAGAGACTGTGATAGTAAAAGCAAATATAATGGTACATGTTACCCTGCTGCATTTCAAACAGGTGATAGTGACACTGCACTGAAGCACCAAAGGTGGTTCTTATCAATCAGGCCAGAGCTCCTTATGATAAACGTTAGGCCCACTGGCATGTCTGCAGGGTTCTAGCTGGATGAACAGAACCCAGGGGGCTGTTGTAAGTAGACTCTGAATTTAAAACACCCTGTGCCCAGTAATGAGAACATTTTCACATTTAGCACAACGTCCTTTGGTGTGTGGCTTGGATTTGATAAATCTTCACTGAGTTAATGGCTGATTGGATTTACCTGGcctgaacagaaaataaaaatcacctctGGCCTACTCttcagcccttttttttttttttaaatacatatagatataaGATAAGTGTCTAAATAAACATATACACGGAAAATGGGTAACATAGGTATGTCAACGTAGTTTCCATTATTGCATATGTCCTGTAGAGAAGCCTCAGAATAAATAGGTCAGAGGTCGTTTTCCTTCCCAACTTCTGCAGCTCAGATGAGTTTAATGATCAGCTTAGATGGATATAAGTCAATTAGCTAAATTGGGAAAGTGAAGGCATCCAGGCAGGACCCAAATGGCAAATGTGAATCACATAGGCAAACGGTGAGAAAGGAAGCAGGGCCCTGAAATGCTAAGCTGGAACTAGAGTCTTACATGGCTTTACCAAAAACTTACTTCCCAGGCCATGCACCTAAACGTGAAGCTTTGTTGATGTTTAAACATAACATTGTATGGCTGTGTTCCATTCTGAGATGGTGTGGATCCATATAGGTGAGAGTAAGTTTATATCTGCATCCTCAGTGTAGGctgggaaatttaaaatgtttgttggtTAATATCTTTTGTATACATAAATAGCTACATAGGCAAACTCATATAATtctttatgtatgtgtttttattattttattttattttattttattttattttgagatggagtcttgctctgtcgccaggctggagtgcagtggcgagatcttggctcactacaagctccacctcccgggttcacaccattttcctgcctcagcctcctgagtagctgggactacaggctcccgctaaaacgctcggctaattttttagtatttttaggagagacggggtttcactgtgttagccaggatggtctctatctcctgacctcgtgatccacccgcctcggcctcccaaagtgctgggattacaggcatgagccactgtgcctggcctatgtgtgtgtttatctgtCTACCCATTTATATCTACATACAGATCTAGCTGTCATTTTTTCCATATGCATACAGAATAAAGATATAGGGCTTCAAAGGATAAATAGGTATTTTTGTACTCATAGAAATGTACAGAAAAACTTCAATAAATGCAAAATCTTATTTGctctttacattttattcataAGAGTACACAAATGGAGGTATCCTCTGACCTGCATCTTGCtgcatttaatgttttcaaagaaagaattgGTTTTTGTTGCTCACATCTGTTAGCAAAAATGCACTAAAGCCATGAGAGTCTTTTATTGCCAAGTCAAAAATGGCCTTTCTTATTCTGGTGAACATGAAAACATAGATAAACTAGCCTCAGCTTGAAGGCCTTAACACAAATTTGCAAAtgagaaataattctttttaaagcttCCCTCAGTTTTAGAGCTCTTATTTTCAAACACATGATACAGAAAtcgtatttttttctttctttctttcttttttttttttgagacagagtttcactcttgttgccctggctggagtgtaacagcgttatcttggctcactgcaaactctgcctcctgggttcaagtgattctcctgcctcagccttctgagtagctgggattacaggcatatgccaccatacccagcttattttgctgttttagtagagatggtgtttctccatgtttgtcaggctggtctgggattcctgacctcaggtgatttgcccaccttggcctccaaaagtgctaggattacaggcatgagccactgcacctggcagaaaTAGAAtcttattgttttgtttgctcAAGTAGTGACATTTTGgataagaaaattaaacaccagatatcggccgggcgcggtggctcaagcctgtaatcccagcactttgggaggccgagacgggtggatcacgaggtcaggagatcgagaccatcctggctaacatggtgaaaccccgtctctactaaaaaataacaaaaaactagctgggcgatgtggcggacgcctgtagtcccagctactcggaggctgaggcaggagaatggcgtgaacccgggagacggagcttgcagtgagctgagatccggccactgcactccagcctgggcgacagagcaagactccgtctcaaaaaaaaaaaaaaacaccaggtaTCTGACTTGAAGATAAACTCTTATACTGAAAGCAAATTTCAAGGTGTTTTCAGATGCTTTTTTCTCTAGATTTAGATAAAGATATAAGATATGTAGATAAACATATAcagacaggtgcggtggctcatgcctgtaattccagcactttgggaggccaaggcaggtcgatcacttgaagccaggagttcaagaccagccacaccaacatgaaaaaaccctgtctctactaaaaatacaaacattagctgaatgtggtggtgtaCATCTGCAATCCCTGCTGCTAGGAAGGCTGAAGCatgtgaattgcttgaacctaagaggtggaggttgcagtgaaccatgatcacacggCTGCacccaggcctgggtgacagagtgagactgtcttaaaaaaaaaaaaatatatatatatatatatatacacatacatacatacacacacacacacacacaaagacacaagagcgagacagagtctcactctgttgtccaagctggagtgcaatggtgagatctcagctcactgcaacctctacctcctgagttcaagcaattctcctgcctcagcctatccagtagctaggattacaggcactcgccatcatgcccagctaatttttgtatttttgtagagacggggtttcaccatgttggccaagctagtctcgaactcctgacctcaggtgatctgcccacctcggcctcccaaagtgctaggattacaggcatgagccaccacacccagcccaaagtAGACTTTTTTTGGTAATAGGAAGAAAGTCTAGGTCTCTCTTTAGAAGACAGACTGTGATACTGAAAGCAAATATAAATGGTGTCTggccacatttcttttcttttttctttttttgaaatgcactctgtctccaggctggtgtgcagtggtgcaatattggctcactgcaacctctgcctcccaggttcaagcaattctctgcctcagcctctccagtggctgggattacaggtgcccgccaccacgcctggctaatttttgtatttttagtagagatggggtttcactgtcttggagaggctggtcttgaatgcctgaccttgtgatccacctgcctcagcctcccaaactgctgggattataggcgtgcgccaccgcacATAGCCGAACTGGCCATTTAATCCTAACTAGAATGTGATTAGCTGAGATCCACTGAgcttagaattgccttttaaggccgggcgcggtggctcaagcctgtaatcccagcactttgggaggccgaggcgggtggatcacaaggtcaggagatcgagactatcctggctaacatggtgaaaccccgtctctactaaaaatacaaaaaactagccgggcgcggtagcgggcgcctgtagtcccagctacttgggaggctgaggcgggagaatggcgtgaaccgcgggggcggagcttgcagtgagccgagatcgcgccactgcactccagcctgggagacacagtgagactccgtctcaaaaaaaaaaaaaaaaaaaagaattgccttttaaatttaatgtgCAGAGAACTAATTTGGTATTTCAAGCCCCAGTCTAATTTgattctacacattttttttttttttttttttttcagacgaagtcttactctgtcaccctggagtgcagtggctcaatctcactccaacttctgtctcccggtttcaagtgattctcctgcctcagcatcccgagtagctgggattacaggcatccgcctcCACACCCgggtggctaatttttgtatttttagtagagatggggtttcacgatattggccgggctggtcttgaaatcctgacctcaggtaatttgtccacctcggcttcccaaagtgctgggattacaggcatgagccaccatgcccggccaattctGCAGGTTTGAAAGGGGTCCATGGATTGGCTTCATTCACAGCTGATGCTGACCCTACTTGCCCTAGATCACTTACAAACAACAGCACTCAACTGGACAAAGCGCCACAGCACACAGTTCCTTAAACCCATACTCTTCTCACAACACAAATGCTTTCGGTCCAAAATAAAAACCACCAATCACTATCATAAAACATGGCATTCTTTGCTGGTTCTTTAAACTTTACAGAGGCTGGAGAAGGCAGCTCATGTCTGAGTAAGTCTGCATTTGGAAAATAACATGGGCACATGCATGAATGCGATGTTTATGGAGCATGCGCTGTGTGCTCAGAAGCACACTACAGAGCACTGTGCTGGAAAGACAACATAATGTGAATTTATCCTCATAACACCCTGGCAGGTGGTTACGAACTGTCCCATAATTCCCTGgatttatatgaaatgcctagcacaacggtggctcatgcctgtaattccagcactttgggaggccaaggcaggtggatcacttggggtcggGAGAGAGGGCAAATCAGGGGACCTGTGAAAGGCAACTGAGCAGGGAACCATGGGAAAGACCCTCCGAGGCACAGGATTCTCCCATTACCTTTCAGTTTTGCTGATGTTTCTCCTGGGAAACATCTGCAGTAGGTTCTTCCTCTGTAGTTCTTCTTACCGTGCCTGCAAAACAAACTATCTTTAGTGTCTGCATGGGTTTCCACTTCCTGTCCCCACCTGAGGAATGGAAAGCAAGGGCACAGTCCTTGCTCCTGTTTTGGAGTGAAAGGAGCATGAAGGTCATGTGAGCTTTGCCGAGGCTTCTCCTGGCCTCATGTCAGATCTAGCCCCTAACTCCAAGCAGCGCAACATAGTTTCTTAATGTACAAATAAGATCTACTTTAATATGGTCTATTGCTATTGGACCTGCCATATGCAATTTCAAGATATTCCCCTACACCTGCCCACAAAGATCCTCCAGGAATAAAATGAGGTCCTGAGTGAGAAACTCTGGTGTCTACTgaactttttgtgtatttttgttgagTTTCTCTATCCATGCTTTGGAGAGGGCTGTGGACATGGAATTCCAATGATTCCGATGTTCAAGGGTGGTTTTCACCCTCCAGATGTCTCAACTTTGCCTTTGGTCTTCCTGTCAGTCCTGTTAAAGGGTTGTGAAGTCTGGAGTTGCTGGGGCTTCCTCAGTTCCAGATTCTACTATTCCTTCTTATGGGTTCCGAGGTCTGTGAatcaggccccaccccagcatGTCACCATGTCTGGTTCTGGCCATGTGTCCTAAGACTGGATAGTTCTTGCACATTCTCTGTGGGTTGAGGAGGAGGGAGGTGTGTGAGTCAGCATGAATCACAGGCAGTTTTCAAAGGTTAATGTAACATTTTTTTGGATTTGgatattagtttttgtttttattttgttttgctttgagtcagagtttcattcttgttgcctaggctggagggcaatggcgtgacctcggctcactgcaacctctgcctcctgggttcaagcaattctcctccctcagcctcctgagtagctgggattacagatgcccaccaccatgaccaattaagttttttgtatttttagtagagactgggtttcaccatattggccagtctggtcttgaactcctgaactcaggtggtccgcccacctcggcctcctaaagtgctggaattacaggtgtgagccatccacCCAGCCTGggtattggcttttttttttttttttttttttttttttgagacggagtctcgctctgtagcccaggctggagtgcagtggccggatctcagctcactgcaagctccgcctcccgggttcatgccattctccggcctcagcctcccgagtagctgggactacaggcgcccgccatctcgcccggctattttttgtatttcttagtagagacggggtttcactgtgttcgccaggatggtctcgatctcctgacctcgtgatccgcccatctcggcctcccaaagtgctgggattacaggcttgagccaccgcgcccggccgagtattGGCTTTTTAggacaggacacaaacaagtggccCATTAGGTGTCTGGCAGTCCACAGCAACAGTCATGTTCACAACCCATTTTCAACAGGGAGAAGAGACCAAAATGTGTAACATGATAATAACCTAGTTAAACTTATCAGCTCAGATTTCAAATGCTGTGCAAATTCTACAGAATACAGTGAGGCTTTCAGTGACCAAAGGAAACGTGGGAAGGGTGAGGTCTCCCCAGTTGGACTTTTTGCTGCCTCAGAAGTCATGAGTTGCTAAGGTGAGTATCAGCTCTAACCTAGTCAATCTGAATCTAATCATTTCCTTCACATTCAATGTAAGAAGGGATGTTTTATTTAGTGCTTactttttctctccacttttgtgctttcacatatgtgtgtatctaaCATAATCAAGTATAATTGTCAATCGAGATCTAATGACAAAAGACTGAAAGTGGCAAAATGGAAGTAgaaatttcatgtaaatattaacaaaatgagaGCAGAAGAAGTCAAAATAATATTACACAAGTTACATCTTAAGTAAAAAACTGtcgtattttataaaatgtactttatttatttattatttttttttttgagacggagtctcgctctgccgcccaggctggagtgcaatggccggatctcagctcactgcaagctccgcctcccaggttcacgccattctcctgcctcagcctcccaagtagctgggactacaggcacccgccaccacgcccggctagttttttgtattttttagtagagacggggtttcaccgtgttagccaggatggtctcgatctcctgacctcgtgatccacccgtctcggcctcccaaagtgctgggattacaggcttgagccaccgcgcccggccaaaatgtaCTTTAAGTCAAAACttcagaaagacaaagaaggacattaaaCAATATATAGATTCATTCACTGGGAACCTATGATAAATTTGTTTatacatgtgtatttgtgtgtgtgggaagtatataaagaaattaCCAACAAAATTGAATCACACAGAGCAAGCAATATAATTACAGTAGGATatttcaataccccactttctaTAACAATAGTAAAACAAGACAGAATATTAGTAAGGGAACAGAGGACTAGAAGGCAgtaaaaaacaataatttctaATAAAGGTATAGAGAACTCTCCTTAACAACATCAGGATACACAGCCTTCTCAATGTCTCATACAACATTCCCCTTCATAGACCACCCGTTAGGTCAAAAACAGAGtcttcacacatttttttttttttttttttgagatggagtctcgctctgtcgcccagcctggagtgcagtggcaccatctcggctcactgcaagctctgcctccggggttcacgcctttctcctgcctcagcctcccgagtagctgggactacaggcacctgcgacctcgcctggctagttttttgtattttttagtagagatggggtttcaccgtattagccaggatggtctcgatctcctgacctcgtgatctgcccgtcttggcctcccaaagtgctgggattacaggcttgagccaccgtgcccggccaacacattttttaaaactgaaattttataggTTACTTTCTATGACAAAAATCTAATTagagtataaaacaataatataaatgattgataaatttacaaatatatagaaattatacAACACACTCTTGAGCATGTACTTGTTGAAATAactgggctaggtgtggtggctcacgccagtaatcccagcacttttggaggccaaggtgggtcaatttaactccatctgaaaaaaaaaaatcaaaaattatataatcaatattgtgaagataTCTATACTGCTCAAtgtaatctacagatttaatgcactgtttttcaaatgtatcattgcatttttgaagaaataaaaacaccaaaTCCAAAAGTATATGGaatctaaagagaaaataaagtaccCAACgatcttcaaatatatatatgcatatatatatgtacataaatacatatatgtatgtttattgtgtgtatatatatattttttgagatggagtttcactctgtctcccaggctggagtgcaatggcatgatctaggctcactgcaacctccacctcctgggttcaagcaattcccctgcctcaccctccttggtagctgagactactgaaACGtgcaccatgtccagctaattttttgcattttagtagacatgggtttcaccatgttagccaggatagtctcaatctcctgacctcatgatccgcccaccttggcctcccaaagtgtttggattacaggtgtgagccaccacacctggcatagaaatattttattgtaaattttgttatgtgtttttgA includes:
- the LOC112612833 gene encoding tetraspanin-6 isoform X2, producing MASPSRRLQTKPVITCFKSVLLIYTFIFWITGVILLAVGIWGKVSLENYFSLLNEKATNVPFVLIGTGTVIILLGTFGCFATCRASAWMLKLYAMFLTLIFLVELVAAIVGFVFRHEIKNSFKNNYEKALKQYNSTGDYRSHAVDKIQSTLHCCGVTDYRDWTDTNYYSEKGFPKSCCKREDCTPQRDPDKVNNEVACFQLIGIFLAYCLSRAITNNQYEIV
- the LOC112612833 gene encoding tetraspanin-6 isoform X1: MASPSRRLQTKPVITCFKSVLLIYTFIFWITGVILLAVGIWGKVSLENYFSLLNEKATNVPFVLIGTGTVIILLGTFGCFATCRASAWMLKLYAMFLTLIFLVELVAAIVGFVFRHEIKNSFKNNYEKALKQYNSTGDYRSHAVDKIQSTLHCCGVTDYRDWTDTNYYSEKGFPKSCCKREDCTPQRDPDKVNNEGCFIKVMTIIESEMGVVAGISFGVACFQLIGIFLAYCLSRAITNNQYEIV
- the LOC112612833 gene encoding tetraspanin-6 isoform X3, translating into MASPSRRLQTKPVITCFKSVLLIYTFIFWITGVILLATCRASAWMLKLYAMFLTLIFLVELVAAIVGFVFRHEIKNSFKNNYEKALKQYNSTGDYRSHAVDKIQSTLHCCGVTDYRDWTDTNYYSEKGFPKSCCKREDCTPQRDPDKVNNEGCFIKVMTIIESEMGVVAGISFGVACFQLIGIFLAYCLSRAITNNQYEIV
- the LOC112611881 gene encoding zinc finger protein 253-like, whose translation is MSNVAKLLTSSQPLLYIRQFILARNPTNVKNVAKPLSTPLPSLHIREFILERNHTSVINVANLLLHPQPLKIHTGDKPYKCEECGKGFHLSSHLTTHKTLYTEEKPYRCRECGKAFNHSTTLFSQKKICSGEKPYKCDKCGKTFISSSNLSRHKIIHTGEKPYKCEECGKAFNRSSHLSRHKIIHTGEKLYKCGECGKTFAWSLNLNKHKRIHIGQKIYIVKNVAKLLDVSHTLISIR